A stretch of Streptomyces vietnamensis DNA encodes these proteins:
- a CDS encoding ABC transporter ATP-binding protein: MSPADTAARLADIELSDVGVRYGTAKAPVVAVAGVSLAVDPGEFVVLVGPSGCGKTTLLRLVAGFERPATGAVEVRRKVGVVFQQPRLFPWRTVGGNLAFALARHGVARPGRAARIEELLSLVGLSGMAGRRTWELSGGQQQRVAIARALAAEPQILLMDEPFAALDALTRERLQEEVRTLAATTGTTVLFVTHSAEEAVLLGSRVLVMAAGPGRVVAEVPVPLPRDPSTDVASLRGDPAFAALRADLATATRSSAA, from the coding sequence GTGTCGCCCGCTGACACCGCCGCGCGCCTCGCCGACATCGAGCTCTCGGACGTCGGTGTCCGGTACGGGACGGCCAAGGCGCCCGTCGTCGCGGTCGCCGGTGTCTCGCTGGCCGTGGACCCCGGTGAGTTCGTGGTCCTGGTCGGCCCCTCGGGCTGCGGCAAGACGACGCTGCTCCGCCTGGTGGCGGGTTTCGAGCGGCCCGCGACCGGAGCCGTGGAGGTACGCAGGAAGGTCGGCGTCGTCTTCCAGCAGCCGCGCCTCTTCCCGTGGCGCACGGTGGGCGGGAACCTCGCCTTCGCCCTGGCCCGGCACGGGGTGGCCCGCCCCGGCCGGGCGGCCCGGATCGAGGAGCTGCTGTCCCTGGTGGGCCTGTCCGGCATGGCGGGCCGGCGGACCTGGGAGCTGTCGGGCGGGCAGCAGCAGCGGGTCGCGATCGCGCGGGCGCTGGCGGCGGAGCCCCAGATCCTGCTGATGGACGAGCCGTTCGCCGCACTCGACGCGCTGACCCGCGAGCGTCTCCAGGAGGAGGTGCGCACGCTGGCGGCCACGACCGGCACGACGGTCCTCTTCGTCACGCACTCCGCCGAGGAGGCCGTCCTCCTCGGCTCCCGGGTCCTGGTGATGGCGGCCGGCCCCGGGCGTGTGGTCGCCGAGGTGCCGGTGCCCCTCCCCCGCGACCCGAGCACGGACGTGGCCTCCCTGCGGGGCGACCCCGCGTTCGCCGCCCTGCGGGCGGACCTGGCGACGGCGACGCGGAGCTCGGCGGCCTGA
- a CDS encoding TetR/AcrR family transcriptional regulator, with protein sequence MARMPSAERRRQLVEAAIRAMARDGVARTTTRSICAEAGVSLSVFHYCFDSKQALLEAAIESITDTYVVHVMSAVEPRATLHETVRGALGTYWNHVTAHPAEHMLTYELTQYALREEGFEHLARAQYEQYVASGTVLIEQVCAVCEVEPKVPVNLLAHLLAAMIDGLTLQYLVLGDERTAAALLDATAEQLVTLIGG encoded by the coding sequence ATGGCGCGGATGCCGTCGGCCGAACGACGCAGGCAGCTGGTCGAGGCGGCGATCAGGGCGATGGCCAGGGACGGCGTCGCCCGGACCACCACCCGGTCGATCTGTGCCGAGGCGGGGGTCTCGCTGAGCGTCTTCCACTACTGCTTCGACTCCAAGCAGGCGCTCCTGGAGGCCGCCATCGAGTCGATCACCGACACCTACGTCGTCCACGTCATGTCCGCGGTCGAGCCCAGGGCGACCCTGCACGAGACGGTACGGGGCGCCCTCGGCACGTACTGGAACCACGTCACGGCCCATCCGGCCGAGCACATGCTGACGTACGAGCTCACCCAGTACGCCCTGCGCGAGGAGGGGTTCGAGCATCTGGCGCGGGCCCAGTACGAGCAGTACGTCGCCTCGGGGACCGTCCTGATCGAGCAGGTCTGCGCGGTGTGCGAGGTCGAGCCGAAGGTGCCCGTGAACCTGCTCGCGCATCTGCTCGCGGCGATGATCGACGGGCTGACCCTGCAGTACCTGGTCCTCGGCGACGAGCGGACCGCCGCGGCACTGCTCGACGCGACGGCCGAACAACTGGTCACGCTGATCGGCGGCTGA
- a CDS encoding discoidin domain-containing protein: protein MNRPTTRRGGGRFALVSLFIALATVVFGAGPVPAADAGSWWEPTARPAPDSQINVTGAPFKGTDAQGKVRGFVDAHNHLMSNEGFGGRMICGATFSNAGAADALKDCPEHYPDGSGALFEHLTGGDNGKHDPVGWPTFKDWPAPDSMSHQQNYYAWVERAWRGGQRVLVNDLVTNGLICSLLPRDRGCDEMDAIRLEARKSYELQDYIDKMYGGPGKGWFRIVTDSAQARSVIKEGKLAVVLGVETSEPFGCKQILDIAQCSQADIDKGLDELYGLGVRSMFLCHKFDNALCGVRFDSGTTGVAVNIGQFLSTGTFWATEKCAGPQHDNPIGLAAAPPAMAEKLPAGVSVPSYASDAKCNTRGLTRLGEYALKGMIQRGMMLELDHMSVKAAGRALDILEAEEYPGVISSHSWMDLDWTDRVYGLGGFVAQYMGSAQGFVGEAGQKAELRRKYGVGLGYGTDMNGVGAHPGPVGADAPNAVKYPFRSFDGGSVLDRQVTGERTWDLNTDGAAHNGLVPDWVEQIRLSPGGQSVVDDLSRGAESYLTTWKRTEDHEPGVNLAAGQPVSASTTQWWNPFVDFSPGLTVDGNTGTRWASEWSDDQWLKVDLGSVRRVGRVTLDWERAYARAYRIELSEDGTTWRDVWSTDAGDGGYDTATFDSQSARYVRIHGVKRATDWGYSLYEVAVNRS from the coding sequence ATGAATCGACCAACAACGCGCAGAGGGGGCGGGCGGTTCGCCCTCGTCTCGCTCTTCATCGCCCTGGCCACCGTCGTCTTCGGTGCGGGGCCGGTCCCCGCGGCCGACGCCGGTTCGTGGTGGGAACCCACCGCGCGGCCCGCCCCCGACTCCCAGATCAACGTCACGGGCGCCCCCTTCAAGGGCACCGATGCCCAGGGCAAGGTGCGCGGGTTCGTCGACGCGCACAACCACCTGATGTCCAACGAGGGCTTCGGCGGCCGCATGATCTGCGGCGCGACCTTCTCCAATGCCGGCGCCGCCGACGCGCTCAAGGACTGCCCGGAGCACTACCCGGACGGCTCCGGCGCGCTCTTCGAGCACCTCACCGGCGGTGACAACGGCAAGCACGACCCCGTCGGCTGGCCCACCTTCAAGGACTGGCCCGCCCCCGACTCGATGAGCCACCAGCAGAACTACTACGCGTGGGTCGAGCGGGCCTGGCGCGGCGGGCAGCGGGTCCTGGTCAACGACCTGGTGACCAACGGCCTGATCTGCTCGCTCCTGCCGCGCGACCGCGGCTGCGACGAGATGGACGCCATCCGGCTCGAAGCCCGCAAGAGCTACGAGCTGCAGGACTACATCGACAAGATGTACGGAGGCCCGGGCAAGGGCTGGTTCCGCATCGTGACCGACTCCGCGCAGGCCCGCTCGGTGATCAAGGAGGGCAAGCTCGCCGTCGTCCTGGGCGTGGAGACCTCGGAGCCCTTCGGCTGCAAGCAGATCCTCGACATCGCCCAGTGCAGCCAGGCGGACATCGACAAGGGTCTCGACGAGCTGTACGGGCTCGGCGTGCGCAGCATGTTCCTGTGCCACAAGTTCGACAACGCGCTGTGCGGCGTCCGCTTCGACAGCGGCACGACCGGTGTCGCCGTGAACATCGGCCAGTTCCTGTCGACCGGCACCTTCTGGGCCACCGAGAAGTGCGCGGGCCCGCAGCACGACAACCCGATCGGCCTCGCCGCCGCGCCGCCCGCGATGGCCGAGAAGCTGCCGGCCGGGGTGAGCGTCCCCTCGTACGCCTCGGACGCGAAGTGCAACACCCGCGGCCTCACCCGGCTCGGCGAGTACGCCCTGAAGGGCATGATCCAGCGCGGCATGATGCTGGAGCTGGACCACATGAGCGTCAAGGCCGCCGGGCGGGCGCTCGACATCCTGGAGGCCGAGGAGTACCCGGGCGTCATCTCCAGCCACAGCTGGATGGACCTGGACTGGACGGACCGGGTCTACGGGCTCGGCGGTTTCGTCGCCCAGTACATGGGCAGCGCCCAGGGCTTCGTCGGCGAGGCCGGGCAGAAGGCCGAACTGCGCAGGAAGTACGGGGTCGGGCTCGGCTACGGCACCGACATGAACGGCGTCGGCGCCCATCCGGGTCCGGTCGGGGCCGACGCGCCGAACGCGGTGAAGTACCCGTTCCGCAGCTTCGACGGAGGCTCGGTCCTCGACCGCCAGGTCACCGGTGAGCGCACCTGGGACCTCAACACCGACGGCGCCGCGCACAACGGTCTCGTGCCGGACTGGGTCGAGCAGATCCGGCTCTCCCCCGGCGGTCAGAGCGTCGTGGACGACCTGTCGCGGGGAGCGGAGTCGTACCTGACGACCTGGAAGCGGACCGAGGACCACGAGCCGGGTGTGAACCTGGCGGCCGGGCAGCCGGTGTCGGCCTCCACCACGCAGTGGTGGAACCCGTTCGTGGACTTCTCGCCCGGCCTCACGGTCGACGGCAACACGGGGACCCGCTGGGCCAGCGAGTGGTCGGACGACCAGTGGCTGAAGGTGGACCTGGGCTCGGTGCGCCGGGTCGGCCGGGTCACGCTGGACTGGGAGCGGGCCTACGCGCGCGCGTACCGGATCGAGCTGTCGGAGGACGGCACGACCTGGCGGGACGTGTGGTCCACGGACGCGGGCGACGGCGGCTACGACACGGCGACGTTCGACTCGCAGTCGGCCCGCTACGTGCGCATCCACGGGGTGAAGCGGGCCACGGACTGGGGCTACTCGCTCTACGAGGTGGCCGTCAACAGGTCCTGA
- a CDS encoding YncE family protein codes for MPSPRPSGTRRFLGALATALALVATTGGTGAAAPTGLREVMFVGNNWDGTADVIASRGDFGRIARVNVIPDKEERLREIYLNPVKLAFFLGVRTGPGEGHDQFVDDMYATPDGSAMVVSRPSFADVVSLDLRTGRINWRFPVAGYRADHMAVSPDGTRVAVSASTANTVHVLDIATGRQVGSFKTGDKPHENVFTSDGLLWNMSIGEVTTALDAPWLDWTKGDRKITVVDARTFETVRVIDMRDRLDAFGRGDLSDAVRPLVFTPDEKKIYFQVSFFNGFLEYDVESDRITRLKNLPGNPATDPDRTTWVNDSRHHGLSISPDGDKLCVAGTMDDYATVVDRATLRQGPLVPASKPYWATVSGDGKSCVISESGADRVTAVDFATGQRVASVDVGDHPQRVRLARVPADWTGPTAG; via the coding sequence ATGCCCTCTCCCCGCCCGTCCGGGACCCGCCGCTTCCTCGGAGCCCTCGCCACCGCCCTCGCGCTCGTCGCCACGACGGGCGGCACCGGAGCCGCCGCACCCACCGGGCTCCGTGAGGTGATGTTCGTCGGCAACAACTGGGACGGCACCGCCGACGTCATCGCCTCCCGCGGCGACTTCGGCCGCATCGCGCGCGTGAACGTGATCCCCGACAAGGAGGAGCGCCTCCGCGAGATCTATCTGAACCCCGTGAAGCTCGCCTTCTTCCTCGGCGTCCGCACCGGACCGGGCGAGGGCCACGACCAGTTCGTCGACGACATGTACGCGACCCCCGACGGCTCCGCCATGGTCGTCTCCCGCCCCAGCTTCGCCGACGTCGTCTCCCTCGACCTGCGCACCGGACGGATCAACTGGCGCTTCCCCGTGGCCGGTTACCGCGCCGACCACATGGCCGTCTCGCCCGACGGCACCCGCGTCGCGGTCTCCGCCTCCACCGCGAACACCGTGCACGTCCTGGACATCGCCACGGGACGCCAGGTCGGTTCCTTCAAGACCGGCGACAAGCCCCACGAGAACGTCTTCACCTCCGACGGCCTGCTCTGGAACATGTCCATCGGCGAGGTCACCACCGCGCTCGACGCCCCCTGGCTCGACTGGACCAAGGGCGACCGGAAGATCACCGTCGTCGACGCCCGCACCTTCGAGACCGTCCGCGTCATCGACATGCGCGACCGCCTCGACGCCTTCGGGCGCGGCGACCTCTCCGACGCCGTCCGCCCGCTCGTCTTCACCCCGGACGAGAAGAAGATCTACTTCCAGGTCTCCTTCTTCAACGGCTTCCTGGAGTACGACGTCGAATCCGACCGCATCACCCGCCTCAAGAACCTCCCGGGCAACCCGGCGACCGACCCCGACCGCACCACCTGGGTCAACGACTCGCGCCACCACGGCCTCTCGATCAGCCCCGACGGCGACAAGCTCTGCGTCGCCGGAACCATGGACGACTACGCCACCGTCGTCGACCGCGCCACGCTCCGGCAGGGCCCGCTCGTCCCGGCCTCCAAGCCCTACTGGGCGACCGTGAGCGGCGACGGCAAGTCCTGCGTCATCTCCGAGAGCGGCGCCGACCGGGTCACGGCCGTCGACTTCGCCACCGGACAGCGCGTGGCCTCCGTCGACGTCGGCGACCACCCCCAGCGGGTACGGCTCGCCCGCGTCCCCGCCGACTGGACCGGCCCCACGGCCGGCTGA
- a CDS encoding CBS domain-containing protein, whose product MRHRSVADLMTPTAVAVQRGTSFKEIARLLDEYGITAVPVVDEENRPVGVVSEADLLRRHTAKDGPSSAEAMMSSPAVTARPSWTAVEAARLMERHRVKRLPVVDADGRLIGVLSRSDLLQLFLRRDRSIQEEIREDVIVRILRLSPSAVHIDVDEGRVTLSGTLERPGLGPILVRLCETVDGVVEVVDRMAYGEGDTVDGEGDTP is encoded by the coding sequence ATGAGGCACCGCAGTGTCGCGGACCTGATGACGCCCACCGCGGTCGCGGTGCAGCGCGGGACGTCGTTCAAGGAGATCGCGCGGCTCCTCGACGAGTACGGCATCACCGCGGTCCCGGTGGTCGACGAGGAGAACCGGCCGGTGGGCGTCGTCTCCGAGGCGGACCTGCTGCGGCGGCACACGGCGAAGGACGGGCCGAGCTCGGCGGAGGCCATGATGTCGAGCCCGGCCGTGACCGCCCGGCCCTCCTGGACGGCCGTCGAGGCGGCCCGCCTGATGGAACGGCACCGGGTGAAGCGGCTCCCCGTCGTGGACGCGGACGGCCGGCTGATCGGGGTGCTCAGCCGCAGCGACCTGCTCCAGCTGTTCCTGCGGCGGGACCGCTCGATCCAGGAGGAGATCCGCGAGGACGTGATCGTCCGGATCCTGCGCCTCTCCCCCTCGGCCGTGCACATCGACGTCGACGAGGGCCGGGTGACGCTGAGCGGCACCCTGGAACGCCCGGGCCTCGGCCCGATCCTGGTCCGCCTCTGCGAGACGGTGGACGGGGTGGTGGAGGTCGTGGACCGGATGGCGTACGGGGAGGGCGACACGGTGGACGGGGAGGGCGACACCCCCTAA
- a CDS encoding DUF1876 domain-containing protein yields MSRTLEWTVGVELTEDSGRTKAEARLDTGTSTITGHGSARCNPADVDVPAIGDELAASRAMKNLADKLMREANREMEAAGAGTVPQHTGPGYGWPEAVS; encoded by the coding sequence ATGAGCCGCACGCTGGAATGGACGGTCGGCGTGGAGCTGACCGAGGACAGCGGCAGGACGAAGGCCGAGGCCCGGCTGGACACCGGCACCTCGACCATCACGGGCCACGGCTCCGCGCGGTGCAACCCGGCGGACGTGGACGTGCCGGCGATCGGCGACGAACTCGCCGCGAGCCGGGCGATGAAGAACCTGGCCGACAAGCTCATGCGGGAGGCCAACCGGGAGATGGAGGCGGCGGGCGCCGGGACCGTACCCCAGCACACCGGCCCCGGCTACGGCTGGCCGGAGGCGGTCTCCTGA
- a CDS encoding maleylpyruvate isomerase family mycothiol-dependent enzyme, which yields MTRRTGGVLPEGLAEAIRGTADDIAAVLRTPARDAGRLPVPRSTWTVGEAAAHLAQANALMADLAAGHERPYGDGTPGSLAEANERALAGFGERAPGPLAEMITAQAAAFLGSIEERDPAEPISTPLGRLSPAVLGSYLLTHMLGHGYDLALALNRPHMLDARRVELTLPFMIEAMPRVADPAAVAGLTASFAVRLRNGPSFGVTVTDGTVRTDHEPPARPDCTILTEPVAFLLLGLGRLDPWPVIARGKALGWGRKPWLAPRFPRLFRAP from the coding sequence ATGACGCGGCGAACGGGCGGGGTGCTTCCCGAAGGGCTTGCCGAGGCGATACGCGGGACCGCCGACGACATCGCGGCGGTCCTGCGCACCCCGGCGCGGGACGCCGGCCGGCTGCCCGTGCCCCGCTCCACCTGGACGGTCGGGGAGGCCGCCGCCCACCTGGCGCAGGCGAACGCCCTCATGGCCGACCTGGCCGCAGGACACGAGCGCCCCTACGGCGACGGCACCCCCGGCAGCCTGGCCGAGGCCAACGAGCGCGCCCTCGCCGGATTCGGCGAGCGGGCGCCCGGCCCGCTCGCCGAGATGATCACGGCTCAGGCCGCCGCGTTCCTGGGGAGCATCGAGGAGCGCGACCCGGCCGAGCCGATCTCCACACCCCTCGGCCGCCTGAGCCCGGCCGTCCTCGGTTCGTACCTGCTGACCCACATGCTCGGCCACGGCTACGACCTCGCCCTCGCCCTGAACCGGCCGCACATGCTCGACGCCCGCCGGGTCGAACTCACCCTGCCGTTCATGATCGAGGCGATGCCCCGGGTCGCCGACCCCGCCGCGGTCGCCGGCCTCACCGCGAGCTTCGCCGTACGGCTCCGCAACGGCCCGAGTTTCGGCGTCACCGTCACGGACGGCACGGTCAGGACCGACCACGAACCACCGGCCCGGCCCGACTGTACGATCCTCACGGAGCCGGTCGCCTTCCTCCTCCTCGGTCTCGGGCGGCTCGACCCCTGGCCGGTGATCGCGCGGGGCAAGGCGCTCGGCTGGGGTCGCAAGCCCTGGCTCGCCCCCCGCTTCCCCCGCCTCTTCCGCGCGCCCTGA
- a CDS encoding MerR family transcriptional regulator, with translation MSIGELAGRFGLATHVLRHWESTGLLDPARDPHGRRRYDDTHVTRVAVVLRAKRAGLSLDDIRELLRAGDPGARRRRLAAHREELRRRMAEAQACLDLVECALGCAHDDLADCPRFREAVAATAGGEDLPAGTGANGPTRWYGP, from the coding sequence ATGAGCATCGGCGAACTCGCGGGCCGGTTCGGTCTCGCGACCCACGTGCTGCGGCACTGGGAGTCCACCGGGCTCCTCGACCCCGCCCGCGACCCCCACGGCCGCCGCCGCTACGACGACACCCACGTCACCCGCGTCGCCGTCGTCCTCCGGGCCAAGCGTGCGGGTCTCTCCCTCGACGACATCCGGGAGCTGCTCCGGGCCGGCGACCCGGGCGCCCGTCGGCGGCGGCTCGCCGCCCACCGCGAGGAGCTCCGGCGCCGGATGGCGGAGGCGCAGGCCTGTCTCGACCTCGTCGAATGCGCGCTGGGCTGCGCCCACGACGATCTCGCCGACTGCCCCCGCTTCCGGGAGGCCGTCGCCGCCACGGCCGGTGGCGAAGACCTCCCCGCCGGGACCGGTGCAAACGGACCTACTCGCTGGTACGGTCCCTGA
- a CDS encoding NADP-dependent oxidoreductase, protein MRAISQDAHGTPEVLREVVVPRPVPGPGQILVAVRAAGVNPTDWKHRSGPLFLNRLPLVLGWDVSGVVEAVGFGVTLFKPGDEVFGMLPYPHGAGSHAEYVTAPARAFAHKPAELDHVRAGALPLAALTAYQAIVDTARVGPGQRVLIHAAAGGVGHLAVQIAKTRGAYVIGTASAPKHAFVRSLGADEVIDYRTTDFTEAVQDVDMVLDLLSGDTRTRSLDVLRSGGTLVSLLPPTDPDEPAKAAARGVRVETLLVEADHAGMNAIAALAASGALRPHVEAVFPLAEATKAHTLGETDRTTGKLVLTVDGA, encoded by the coding sequence ATGCGAGCCATCAGCCAGGACGCCCACGGCACCCCCGAGGTCCTCCGGGAGGTCGTGGTCCCGCGGCCCGTGCCCGGCCCCGGCCAGATCCTCGTCGCCGTCCGCGCGGCCGGCGTCAACCCGACCGACTGGAAGCACCGCTCCGGCCCCCTCTTCCTCAACCGCCTGCCGCTCGTCCTCGGCTGGGACGTCTCCGGCGTCGTCGAGGCCGTCGGCTTCGGCGTGACCCTGTTCAAGCCCGGCGACGAGGTCTTCGGGATGCTGCCGTACCCGCACGGCGCCGGCTCCCACGCCGAGTACGTGACCGCCCCGGCCCGCGCCTTCGCCCACAAGCCGGCCGAGCTCGACCACGTCCGGGCCGGCGCCCTGCCGCTCGCCGCCCTCACCGCGTACCAGGCGATCGTCGACACCGCCCGGGTCGGCCCCGGGCAGCGGGTCCTGATCCACGCGGCCGCCGGCGGCGTCGGCCACCTCGCCGTCCAGATCGCCAAGACCCGCGGCGCGTACGTCATCGGCACCGCGAGCGCCCCGAAGCACGCGTTCGTCCGCTCCCTCGGCGCCGACGAGGTCATCGACTACCGCACCACCGACTTCACCGAGGCCGTCCAGGACGTCGACATGGTCCTCGACCTGCTGTCCGGGGACACCCGCACCCGCTCCCTCGACGTCCTCCGCTCCGGCGGCACGCTCGTCTCCCTGCTCCCGCCCACCGACCCGGACGAACCGGCGAAGGCGGCCGCGCGGGGCGTCCGCGTGGAGACCCTCCTCGTCGAGGCCGACCACGCCGGCATGAACGCCATCGCCGCCCTCGCGGCCTCCGGCGCCCTGCGCCCCCACGTCGAGGCCGTCTTCCCCCTCGCGGAAGCCACCAAGGCCCACACCCTCGGCGAGACCGACCGCACCACCGGCAAGCTCGTCCTCACGGTGGACGGTGCCTGA
- a CDS encoding GlxA family transcriptional regulator, which translates to MSPATGDRLPRHRVVVLALDGVYPFELGIPSRVFGSVAEHYEVLTCSVDGRPVRTNSDFSVTAEHGPEALRTADTVILPPFDMSLLSRELPSGVAEALASVPAGARIVSICTGAFVLAAAGLLDGRPATTHWALAPVFRDWFPQVALDPDVLFVDDGDVLTSAGAASGVDACLHLVRKDHGTAVANFVARVCVVPPWRDGGQAQYIEQPVPETTANDTSATRQWALEHLHEPLALSTLADHARMSLRTFARRFDEEVGMSPGRWLIQQRVARARHLLESTDLAVDDIAGQVGFATGTSLRQHLHAAIGVSPLAYRRTFRGGAAALP; encoded by the coding sequence ATGAGTCCTGCCACGGGTGACCGTCTTCCGAGGCATCGTGTCGTCGTCCTCGCCCTGGACGGGGTCTACCCCTTCGAACTGGGCATCCCGAGCCGGGTGTTCGGCTCGGTGGCCGAGCACTACGAGGTCCTGACCTGCTCGGTGGACGGCCGGCCCGTCCGTACCAACTCCGACTTCTCCGTCACCGCCGAGCACGGGCCCGAGGCGCTCCGCACGGCCGACACCGTCATCCTTCCGCCCTTCGACATGTCCCTCCTCTCCCGCGAGCTCCCCTCCGGGGTCGCCGAGGCGCTGGCCTCCGTGCCCGCCGGGGCGCGGATCGTGTCCATCTGCACGGGCGCGTTCGTCCTCGCCGCCGCCGGGCTCCTGGACGGTCGTCCCGCCACCACGCACTGGGCGCTGGCCCCCGTCTTCCGCGACTGGTTCCCGCAGGTGGCGCTCGACCCGGACGTGCTGTTCGTCGACGACGGCGACGTGCTGACCTCGGCGGGCGCCGCGTCCGGCGTGGACGCCTGCCTGCACCTCGTACGGAAGGACCACGGCACCGCCGTCGCGAACTTCGTGGCCCGGGTGTGCGTCGTGCCGCCCTGGCGGGACGGCGGGCAGGCCCAGTACATCGAGCAGCCCGTGCCCGAGACCACCGCCAACGACACCTCGGCGACCCGGCAGTGGGCCCTCGAGCACCTGCACGAGCCGCTGGCGCTCAGCACGCTCGCCGACCACGCCCGGATGAGCCTGCGGACCTTCGCCCGCCGGTTCGACGAGGAGGTCGGCATGAGCCCGGGCCGCTGGCTGATCCAGCAGCGGGTGGCCCGCGCCCGGCATCTCCTGGAGTCCACGGACCTCGCCGTGGACGACATCGCGGGCCAGGTCGGCTTCGCCACCGGCACCTCGCTGCGCCAGCACCTCCACGCGGCGATCGGCGTCTCCCCGCTCGCCTACCGGCGCACCTTCCGGGGCGGGGCCGCCGCCCTCCCATAG
- a CDS encoding LysR family transcriptional regulator — protein MRHKDSDGGAGGAAQPPADLNLLRTFLAVYRSGSFTAAAGLLGLSQPTVTTQIRALERQTGRELFERLPRGVAPTAVAHDLAARVAGPLDALAAAAGHEAAPHERTAPVHLAGPAELLCTRVLPALVPLTAEGVRLRVSPGLTEPLLDELRAGRHDLVIATFRPRGRALTSVPLTDEEFVLVAAPVWADRVKERLALEGPAALHPVPLVTYAEDLPIARRYWRHVFGARLSRSAAVTVPDLRGVLAAVVAGAGFSVLPRYLCQTALASGALVSLHEPEDPPLNTGYLVQRPGRPDNPDVTRVRDLLIEAGRTW, from the coding sequence ATGAGGCATAAGGATTCCGATGGCGGTGCGGGCGGTGCGGCGCAGCCGCCGGCCGACCTGAACCTGCTGCGGACCTTCCTGGCGGTCTACCGCTCCGGTTCGTTCACCGCCGCCGCCGGGCTGCTCGGTCTGTCGCAGCCGACGGTGACCACCCAGATCCGCGCCCTGGAGCGGCAGACGGGCCGCGAGCTGTTCGAGCGGCTGCCGCGCGGTGTCGCCCCCACCGCTGTCGCCCACGACCTCGCGGCCCGGGTCGCCGGGCCGCTCGACGCGCTGGCCGCCGCGGCCGGGCACGAGGCCGCGCCCCACGAGCGGACCGCGCCCGTCCACCTGGCGGGCCCCGCCGAGCTGCTCTGTACGCGCGTCCTGCCCGCGCTCGTCCCGCTGACGGCCGAAGGGGTACGGCTGAGGGTCAGCCCGGGCCTGACCGAGCCGCTCCTCGACGAGCTGCGCGCGGGCCGGCACGACCTGGTGATCGCCACCTTCCGGCCGCGCGGGCGGGCGCTGACCTCCGTACCGCTCACCGACGAGGAGTTCGTCCTGGTCGCGGCCCCCGTGTGGGCCGACCGCGTCAAGGAGCGCCTCGCCCTGGAGGGACCGGCGGCGCTGCATCCCGTCCCCCTGGTCACGTACGCCGAGGACCTGCCCATCGCCCGCCGTTACTGGCGGCACGTGTTCGGGGCGCGGCTCTCCCGCTCCGCGGCCGTGACCGTTCCCGATCTGCGCGGGGTCCTCGCCGCGGTCGTCGCCGGAGCGGGGTTCAGCGTCCTGCCGCGCTACCTCTGCCAGACCGCGCTGGCCTCCGGCGCCCTCGTGTCCCTGCACGAACCGGAGGACCCGCCCCTCAACACCGGCTATCTCGTGCAGCGCCCGGGCCGCCCGGACAACCCCGACGTCACGCGCGTGCGGGACCTGCTGATCGAGGCCGGACGCACCTGGTGA
- a CDS encoding DUF952 domain-containing protein yields the protein MIYHVVTPAEWSARPEEPYAPASLAEEGFVHCSPDEPTTLAVVNAFYRSASRPLLVLLLDESRIAARTEWEAAAPTPPPGVSEETLFPHVFGPIDRAAVDGILEVVWDADGRATGLTATG from the coding sequence ATGATCTACCACGTCGTCACGCCCGCCGAATGGTCCGCCCGGCCGGAGGAACCGTACGCCCCCGCCTCCCTCGCGGAGGAAGGTTTCGTCCACTGCTCCCCCGACGAGCCGACCACGCTCGCCGTCGTCAACGCCTTCTACCGCAGCGCCTCCCGGCCGCTCCTGGTGCTCCTCCTCGACGAGAGCCGGATCGCGGCCAGGACCGAGTGGGAGGCCGCCGCGCCTACCCCGCCGCCCGGCGTCTCGGAGGAGACGCTCTTCCCGCACGTGTTCGGGCCGATCGACCGCGCCGCCGTCGACGGGATCCTGGAGGTCGTCTGGGACGCGGACGGCCGGGCCACGGGGCTGACCGCAACCGGCTGA